A single Deltaproteobacteria bacterium DNA region contains:
- a CDS encoding sigma-70 family RNA polymerase sigma factor, whose product MTESAAESSGKRKKTKQPDIDFSDSKAVVEQYTPYVRSIAGKVRKKLPPDIEFDDLVEYGMIGLLEAAQRFDPEAGANFMTFAYYRIRGAVYDGLRSMGWMSRTEYAKARFEERANEYLAAVAFAEESGEQAPENPFEHAVQDLAAAVEGLAAVYLTAIDGTEGLQLEDTNNPLPEEALGLEQARALVRKTIAGLGDQERQLMEMYYYREMSLQEVGDHLGLSKSWTSRLHGRVVDKLRRILYDDLG is encoded by the coding sequence ATGACAGAGTCAGCAGCGGAGTCGAGCGGTAAGCGCAAAAAGACCAAGCAACCTGATATAGACTTCAGCGACTCAAAGGCTGTTGTTGAACAATACACGCCCTATGTGCGCTCTATCGCCGGAAAAGTTCGCAAAAAACTCCCGCCCGACATCGAATTCGATGATCTCGTTGAATACGGCATGATCGGTCTGCTTGAAGCCGCCCAACGCTTTGATCCGGAAGCCGGCGCGAACTTTATGACCTTCGCCTACTACCGCATCCGCGGAGCAGTATACGACGGCCTACGCAGTATGGGCTGGATGAGCCGAACTGAGTACGCCAAGGCAAGATTTGAAGAGCGAGCCAACGAATACCTCGCAGCCGTCGCCTTTGCCGAAGAGAGCGGCGAACAAGCACCCGAGAACCCATTTGAACACGCAGTCCAAGATCTTGCAGCAGCTGTTGAGGGTTTAGCCGCAGTTTACCTCACCGCCATCGATGGCACCGAGGGGCTTCAGCTCGAAGACACCAACAATCCACTTCCCGAGGAAGCACTCGGCCTTGAACAAGCTCGGGCCTTGGTTCGCAAAACCATCGCTGGTTTGGGCGATCAAGAACGCCAATTGATGGAAATGTACTACTACAGGGAAATGAGTCTCCAGGAAGTGGGCGACCATTTGGGGCTTTCTAAGAGTTGGACCAGCAGGCTTCACGGACGCGTCGTCGATAAACTGAGGCGCATCCTCTACGATGATCTCGGCTAA
- a CDS encoding tetratricopeptide repeat protein codes for MSEQEIVQGIIDIPQKQLTLLLESGYLYMELGKMKEAEEVFHGVAALIPHSEVPHIALGHIYFAQGHFNPALKANQKAVELNPGSAAAHAAVGEILLFLNQSGKALASLDKAIACDPESPAAAFAKALKEAHGVGVFG; via the coding sequence ATGAGCGAACAAGAAATAGTCCAAGGCATCATCGATATTCCACAAAAGCAGCTCACCTTGCTGCTTGAGTCGGGTTATCTCTACATGGAACTCGGAAAAATGAAGGAAGCCGAAGAAGTGTTTCACGGCGTTGCCGCCTTGATTCCCCACTCTGAGGTACCGCACATCGCACTGGGGCATATTTACTTTGCCCAAGGCCATTTTAATCCGGCACTCAAGGCCAACCAAAAAGCCGTAGAACTCAATCCGGGTTCTGCAGCGGCGCATGCTGCGGTTGGAGAAATTTTATTGTTTCTCAATCAAAGTGGCAAAGCCCTGGCCTCACTGGATAAAGCCATTGCCTGCGACCCCGAGAGCCCAGCGGCGGCATTTGCCAAAGCGCTCAAAGAAGCCCATGGCGTAGGCGTTTTTGGCTAA
- a CDS encoding ATP-dependent helicase HrpB: MDPTGGGISKAAGELMKEMQQAQEQLQKLQEQQGGADGANFQDSMQAQQAQQTQQAQQVNQVQEVQPSRTVEGTTQSANVLLQAQQGGPVSSTTVGQAAKVERSKMTEVVEQLVSGQDKMAGIMKMALSGKKFNSSELLAMQAGIYRFSQELEITSKVVEKATSGIKQTMNTQV, from the coding sequence ATGGACCCGACAGGCGGCGGAATTAGTAAAGCAGCTGGCGAATTGATGAAGGAAATGCAGCAGGCTCAAGAGCAGCTGCAAAAGCTTCAAGAGCAACAAGGCGGAGCCGACGGAGCCAATTTTCAAGACTCCATGCAGGCACAGCAAGCTCAGCAAACACAGCAAGCCCAGCAGGTGAACCAAGTTCAAGAAGTCCAACCTTCAAGAACCGTAGAAGGCACCACCCAATCAGCCAATGTGTTACTTCAAGCTCAGCAAGGCGGACCGGTATCCTCAACCACAGTTGGCCAAGCTGCCAAAGTGGAGCGCTCAAAAATGACTGAAGTTGTTGAACAACTCGTCAGTGGGCAAGACAAAATGGCTGGCATCATGAAGATGGCACTCTCGGGTAAGAAATTTAACTCATCCGAACTACTCGCCATGCAAGCGGGTATTTATCGCTTCAGCCAAGAACTCGAAATCACAAGCAAAGTGGTCGAAAAAGCCACAAGTGGCATCAAGCAGACTATGAACACTCAGGTCTAA
- a CDS encoding methionyl-tRNA formyltransferase, with protein MNTKRILFMGSPAFAVPSLTMLAERPDLCQIVGVVTQPDKRAGRGRKLTPCPVKTAADSRGIPTYQPKSVRKAESLEALREFKADLVVVAAYGKILPTSVLEMAELGCVNVHASLLPKYRGASPITQAIVNGDAECGVSIMQLDEGMDTGDVHAMRAITIAPTDTCGTLTVKLAELGAKLLIDQLEDILSGQSTPEPQDNSLATHAPMLSKEDGRLDFSKPAAILERQLRAHHPWPGTFTMFGDTRVVITKAALALESGTPGHVIQANKRGLQIACGEQSLLVQEVKPAGSKLMDASSWVAGKGPKAGDQLGS; from the coding sequence GTGAATACAAAACGCATTCTTTTTATGGGCTCTCCAGCCTTTGCGGTCCCAAGCCTTACCATGTTGGCCGAACGGCCAGACCTCTGTCAGATCGTTGGTGTGGTCACTCAGCCGGATAAGCGAGCGGGTCGAGGGCGTAAACTTACCCCTTGCCCAGTGAAAACAGCGGCAGACTCACGCGGTATCCCCACTTACCAACCTAAAAGCGTACGAAAAGCTGAATCGCTGGAAGCCTTGCGCGAATTTAAGGCTGATCTTGTAGTGGTCGCGGCCTACGGTAAAATTTTGCCAACGTCGGTCTTAGAAATGGCTGAGCTCGGTTGCGTCAATGTTCACGCGTCCCTGCTTCCCAAGTACCGAGGCGCCTCACCGATTACCCAAGCCATTGTAAATGGCGACGCTGAATGCGGTGTCAGCATTATGCAACTCGATGAAGGTATGGACACTGGCGACGTTCACGCCATGCGCGCCATAACTATTGCGCCCACCGATACTTGTGGAACCCTTACAGTTAAACTCGCAGAGTTGGGTGCCAAACTTCTGATTGATCAACTCGAAGACATTTTGAGCGGCCAAAGCACACCCGAGCCACAAGACAACAGCTTGGCCACCCATGCCCCGATGCTCTCTAAAGAAGATGGTCGTCTGGACTTTTCTAAGCCTGCGGCCATTCTCGAACGTCAATTACGTGCCCACCATCCATGGCCAGGTACGTTTACAATGTTTGGTGATACCCGCGTTGTGATCACCAAGGCCGCTCTTGCGCTAGAGAGCGGAACACCCGGCCACGTTATCCAGGCCAATAAGCGCGGCCTGCAGATTGCTTGCGGTGAGCAAAGCCTGCTGGTCCAAGAAGTAAAACCTGCTGGGAGCAAACTGATGGACGCATCATCTTGGGTTGCGGGCAAAGGTCCTAAAGCTGGGGACCAATTGGGATCTTGA
- the def gene encoding peptide deformylase, with protein MAVRKIRIWPDPALSEVAQAVENVDDSIRTLVDDMFETMYEANGVGLAATQIAEPVRVLVIDLDPSKEAADTPEIQDELDAFLFKGAQEFINPKIVARQGSIVWEEGCLSVPGYTDEVTRAEHIEIEALNRNGEIFRLEAAGLYAVALQHEIDHLDGKVFVQYLSRLKRDSVKRKMNKIKKSGIDDGVEAAANL; from the coding sequence ATGGCGGTTCGCAAAATCAGAATTTGGCCCGATCCAGCACTCAGTGAAGTGGCTCAGGCGGTTGAAAATGTGGATGACAGTATCCGCACCCTCGTAGATGACATGTTTGAAACCATGTACGAAGCCAATGGTGTTGGGCTTGCGGCAACGCAAATTGCTGAACCCGTTCGGGTTTTGGTCATTGATTTGGACCCATCCAAAGAGGCGGCTGATACCCCCGAAATCCAAGATGAGCTGGATGCCTTTTTGTTTAAGGGAGCACAGGAATTTATCAACCCTAAGATTGTGGCACGACAAGGCTCCATTGTCTGGGAGGAAGGCTGCCTTTCGGTCCCTGGCTATACCGATGAAGTCACCCGCGCGGAACACATCGAGATTGAAGCCCTGAACCGAAATGGTGAAATCTTTCGACTTGAAGCCGCCGGTCTTTATGCCGTGGCTCTTCAGCATGAAATCGATCACTTAGACGGCAAGGTGTTTGTTCAATACCTATCCAGGCTCAAGCGCGACTCTGTGAAGCGCAAAATGAACAAAATTAAAAAGTCGGGCATTGACGACGGCGTTGAAGCCGCGGCCAATCTCTAA